The Syngnathus scovelli strain Florida chromosome 7, RoL_Ssco_1.2, whole genome shotgun sequence DNA window GTtctggaggtacgtcaaacgtgcCGAGCGAGTGAGCTAAAAGATGCTAGTCTGTTGTATTTGAAATGcgtgtctgtccgtccgtctattattgttggggaaaaaaagtccaAGCCCCAAAaggcatttttcttttctttcgtcgctcgctcgctcaggaCTCGTCTCGCGACATCCGAGAAGCTCTGCACGAGCTGCTGTGCTACACCAACGTGTCCACCAAGGAGTGCGTCCAGCTGGCCCTGCTGGAGCTGCTCAAGAACCTCAACAAGTATCCCGCCGACCGTAACTCAGTCTGGAAGTGAGTTCCCCAGGCGGGCGCAAGCGGCTGTctctctttccctccctccttccgtgcgtgcgtgcgtgcgtgtcgctCGTAACGCTCATCTCGCTCACCAAAGGTGTCTCAAGTTTATGGGGGCGCGCCACCCCATGCTGGTCTTGCCGCTGGTCCCGGAACTCCTCAGCACGCACCCTTACTTTGACACACCGGAGCCCGACATGGACGACCCGGCCTgtatcctccctccctccctccctccccgacGCGGCCTCTGTCCATCCAGCTGGTCGGGTTGTTTGTTCTTGACGGCGACGTCAGACATCGCCGTCCTGGTCTTGGTCTTCAACGCGGCCAAGTCGTGTCCCACCATGCCGGCGCTCTTCTCCGACCACACCTTTAGACACTACGCCTACCTGAGGGACAGCCTGTCGCACCTGGTGCCGCCTCTGCGGGTCAGAATTGCGCACGGGCGCCGCcttttcctctcctctcctgGCCGGGCCCGTGACGCGCCGCTTTGCCGCTTTCAGCTGCCGGGCAGGAAGCAGCTCCACGCTTTGGACTCTGCCGACTGTCAAGGCGTGGAGTCGGCGCGGCTCTTTCTGCAGCAAAGTCTGGAGCGGGTGAGCACCATCCAGAACCTGGAAGCGCCCGGAGCTCAGGACCTGCTCGTCTTCACCATACGGTACTTGTGAGGTTGCGACCTGCCGTGGGAGCAGATTGTTGACTTTCTTGACGTTCTTGTGTGCCAGTGACTTGGAGAGGCTGGGTCAGCTGCAGACAGAACTCGCCGGAGCGGCCGACTTCTGCGCCACCTACCTACGCTGCCAGCTTCTCCTCATCAAGGTCACCCAGCGTCAAATACCGGACGGAGCCACGGCTCCGTCGCCGCGGCGACGGCTCCGTCGCCACGGGCACGGCTCCGTCGCCACGGGCACGGCTCCGTCGCCACGTGTCCAATTCCCGTTGCGACAGTCGTGCAACTTTTTGGTGTCTTTTTGGCGAGCGAGCAAGGAGATCGCTTCGGCTCGGACGACGGGAGCAACATTGCGGCCTCCGTGCTGAAAAATGCCCGCTTTTGCCCACATTTGCCCCCCGATTCACCTTGTTGGACGTGTTGCCTTTTATTCCTTGATTTGGTTTTGCCGTTCAAAGGGCCCGCCCAGCAGTGTTGCGTTGTGTTGTGTGCCTTCAGGCTCTGCAGGAGAAACTGTGCAAGATGCCGGTGGCTCTCTGCTGGAGGCAGAGCGGCACGGCCGTGGCGGCTGCCCAGCAGGTCGCTAAATAGACGCCAGCCCTTGATGCGCCAGCCGGCTGCTCATgcccacgtgtgtgtgtgtttgcgtgcgcgCGTTGCAGGTCTTGGAGGAGACCTACAAGCTGGAGTTCATGTACAGCGGTCTGGAGAGCCGACAGGTGGCCGTCATCCATCACGTGCGGCTCCAGGCCAAAGCGCTGCAGCTTGTTCTCAGCGCGCGCGCCGCACCCGGGTCAGTCGCACGCCGTCCGTCGGTGCGCGCGTTGGTCTCGTCGCAGCTCGGGCTTCCCCAAATATTGTGTCCAAAATTCCATCCTTGGGAAATATACCCTTGGAGATTTTTGCTCAAATGATACTCGCCATGTAGTTTCAGTTAGTTTTCTGAGCAGTTTGCTTGTGACTTTGTTCTCAAAGTAGTTTGTTCCATTTGACTTTGCGCTATTTGGTAGCCCCTCTCACCGGCGCTTTGCCGTCTGCAGGCAGGATGCTCTCGCCAGTGCCTGTGAAAAGTTCCTGCAGGAGCTGGACTCCTTCCACAGGTGAGTTCTGCCTCATGCCGGCGccggagtgagtgagcgagcgagtgagtgaacgAGCGCCCCCCCCCCGCAGGCTGTTTGCGGCCGAGCTCCCTCACCTGCAAGACAGCTTTGCGGACAAGCTGGCGGAGGCCACGCCGCCGCGCCCGTCGTCCCGCAAACCGGCCGAGCTGCTCCGCATCCTGGAGACCTCGCTGAGGCAGAGCGCCCTGCTGCCGCTCTGCCTCCCGCCTCAGGTGCCTGcctccggccggccggccggccgccttCTCTACTGCGGATGGCGGAACGGGACAGAGTGTTCCTTTGCGCAGATCCACCGAGCCACGGCCAACATCATCGAGCCCACGGGAGAGTCGGACAACCCGCTCAAGTTCACGTCGGGCCTGGTGGTGGCGCTGGACGTCGACGCCACTCTGGAGCACGTCCGCGACCCGCACAACTCGGTCAAAGTGGAGGTGAAACAAAAGGCGCCGGCGTGCCGCTTCCACTCGCTGATTTGATGGCTTGGCTCGAACCCTTGCCCTTCCGGCAAAGGCGACCGCGAACCGAAGCGCTCGAGTCAAAGCAAATGCCACGGGTCCAATATGACCGCACGGAAAAGGAGAACGCTGTCATTGGCTATATGAACCGGTTAATGCCGAGGGCACGCCGAAGCTTTCCGGAGCGCGCACGGCGCCCTCGAAGCCGCTCACTGGCGCCCTCGAAGCCGCTCACTGGCGCCCTCGAAGccgctcactcactcgctcgctcacgtCTCCACTCAGGTCCTTTATCCCGACGGCCAGAGTCACGTGATCCACCCCAAACCGGGAGACTTCCGCCAGCCGGGACCGCACCGCCACAGGCTCATCACGCAGGTCTACCTATCGCACGGCGCCTGGACAGGTAAGGTGGCCGACAATCCTGCGCGACGGATCTCTTGCGCGGGAAAGATCCAAAACACCCTCCGCAAATTGCCAATCTGAAAAGAACGTGCATTGAGAtttgacaaacattttcatttgccGTCTGTTTCAGAGCCTTCTCAGGTGGAGGTGCGTCTGCTGCTGGCCTACAGctcctcgtcgtcgtcctcAGCGAGCGACTCCAAGCTGGCGTGGAGCGACAGCGTGGACGGCCTCCCGCCGGCGGAGGGCGCCGTCGAAGGAACCATCGCCTTCAGCAAGCCCGTCAAAGTCTTCATCATGCCCAAGCCTGCCAGACGCTAATGCTAACGCGAACGCTAGCAAAGTCACAATGTGAAAATATGTGCTCGGATGAGTGGCAGCTTTCATCAGCAGCAACTCGTATGGATGTGGGTGTGAAGCAACAGCTATTTGAGCCCCGACGTACATGGACAAACCGTCACAAGTGGACCGATAGGATTTGCaaatctttttcttcttcacagaAAGGCTTGCTTATAGGTGCTATTCTTGCACTTTTTTAACATTTGTTCCGacagaaaaattaaaaaaaaatggccatttTTAATGTGCGCGCCAGTTATTCATGGTGATCAAGATTCTTCTTCGGGGAACCACTCAAAATAGCAGCGAACTGAGCGGTCCCTTCCTGTTTTGCGCGTGCAGGATGAGATGGACCAGGAGTGCCTCCTGGTGGCCACGAATGAAACAGCAGAAAGCGCCACAAACAACTGCAATCGCGATGCGTAAATCGTAGATTTGGTTCGATTCTATTGAAATGTCGCGCAATGTTTTTATTAAGTTTCTCGAATGGATGAACGTAATTCAATTTGCATGATTTGCGGCTTTTGTAGTATATTTCTTCCGCTGCCGTTTCCGCACGGTCCCATTTCACAAACGGACAAGTACAAGTTGCCGCGGCGCAAAAgctgcaacaacaacagcaacaacgaCAACAGCGCGGCGGACTTTTCCCGACCCGCAGTGGCAACTGGCAATTTCTGGTAGGTTTACCGTGACGACGTTAGCCTGGTCGATTCCAGTCTCGATTTGTTGTGTCCACTTAGTTACGCGTCATTTCGGTGCGTGTCCATCCGTGAGCGTACATGGCAGTCATTTGAAGAGCGTTGGGAAGATGTCAGGCGGCACAGGCGAATGATAAGCTTAGAAATGTTTTCCGCAATGTgaatgtcatttgaaaatgtggtTCAAATTCCGACGGGATGGTGAAAATGATGTTGCTGTGTCGAGTTGCCCACAAGCAAGCGGTGCATGTCAGGCATAATGTTGGCCGCAATTTCtgcctcgccgccgccgccgccgccacacaCGCTAAACATGCATGGAGTCTCGGTGCGCTTTATTGGACACTTGTGGTTGGTGAAGGAGACAACGTTGTCAACGGCCGGCGCTCCGTCGTCTTTGCCGAACGTTGAAcgtcccgcccgcccgcccgccgcgacgtcgtcgtcgtcgtctcaTCTTTTCATGAGGTTGTTGGCTTTCTGGTTGGCCGTGTCGATGCGCGTCACGTTCACAACGGCCTGCACAGAGGTCAACGCCAAATTGGgtcatcatcttcctcaaaCGGTGCGTTTGACTTGTTTCCCTACGCATAATTGTGACGGACGGCCCATCAAATGGTGCGTCGTCGGCCGGCGCCGCCCACCTTTGTCCGCACGCGCTCGATCTGCACGTTCTGCGAGTCGATCTCGCTGCCCATGTCCAGCGCCATGCACCTCAGGTTGCCCACGATGCTGCCCACGTGCGTCAGGTTGTCGTTCATCTCGTCCTCGCGGGCGTCCTGCGTCACCCTGATTGGGAGGGAAGGAGAGAGAGGAGGCCGTTTGGTcgtcgctgccgccgccgccgcctccgccgcTCGAGCAAAAACGCTTACCTTCGGATGTATCCTCCGCTCATAATCATCTGCTCGCGCTCGTCCACCACTCGGGACGACGGCTGACCCGACACCACCCCGTCCGCTCCCGAGTTGCCGCCGCCCCCCCAAACCGCCTTGTAGGCGGCGCTTTCCTCCAAGGCCTTGAGTCTGACGGGCACAGAGAACGGGACGGGAGCATCTCGTTAGCGACAGCCAGATGGGACCGAGTCGAATAGCAGAACAAGCCGTGGCTACGGACGGAAGATCTCGAGCGTCAAAGCTAAAAGAGCTGGCGCCTTTGCCCCAAGCACAACTTTGGCCATGGTGGAgctcctcgcctcgcctcgcctcgccccaTCTTTGAATGTGTACTTTGAATTTCCAAAGTACCAATTGAAGGCACATTAACGCAAGAGCCACTCAGACTCGGACACTCATCGGCAAATGCTGCGGCTGCGGTGGCCTGAAGGACATTTTCTGCGGCGCCTCTGGCCACGAGATTGTTGGGCTAATGgacactggctggctggctggctggctcgcacGTACTTGTCACAAGCGCACAGACCGCAACATTTGGCCAAGTCGGTCAGGTTTTTCTCGGCTTCCTTCATGTCCGAGTCGATCTGATCCAAACCTTCTTCGATACGCTCCAGCTGCTCTGACggcaggaaaagaaaaaaagagactcACCCAGGAGAAAATGGCTCTCGAGCAGCTCGCTCCTACTTCCCCGAGCTCGCTTTGGTGCCAAataggatggacggacggatggacggacggacgggcaaaTGGATAGAAGGACGGCGGGAGCTGAGTGCCAAGGCTTCGCCCAGATTCAAGCTGCATTGCGCGCTCTTTGCTCTCACCCAACCTTTACCTCCTTGTTCATCCAACATGACCAATGCTCGGATGCCGGCGTCTTTGCTCTAGTGAGAcaaatgcgcacacacacacacacacacacacacacacacacacaccggcgaTGTGTTTGGTTCCGATGCAAAAAAGGGcagacgtgcgtgtgtgtgtgtgcatgtacctCCTCCACCAGCTGCATCATCCTGCGTGTGCTCTCCAGtgactgcaacacacacacaggatgcatgaaaaaaatgtgCAAGGAAGGATGCTGATGTTTGCACCAAGACCATAAGAATGAGTGAGGACCTTTGTGCGCTTGTGTCATTGTTTGTGCTAGTCCACATTGGTGTATGTCATCCGCGGCCGCTGCGCCTTTGCAGCGCATGTCTACATAGCAACCAGGTGAGCCAGGTGGAGAGCCAGCCCCGCCCTACCAAGCCGCCAGCCAGCCCCGCCTGCCCCCTTCACGGCTTTGGGAGCGCGCACACATTTGTGTACATCTCGACACGCATGACCAGGTGGTCCGACTTTGACGCGCGCGTGCGAGACGTCATCAAGAACACACGTTTGATTGGTCGGCCTCACCTCATCTGTCACCTGATTGGCTCTCCTTTGTAGCTCCTCCTGCCCACTCGCGGCGGATGGCTCAGAcgccatgcgtgcgtgcgtgcgtgcgtgcgtgtgttcagCGGCAGGTGCTGAGATTAGCACAAAGCATCAGGCGCTTTTTCATCTGCAGAGCACAATGACATCATCGCTACACACACGTCAACATATGTTGAcaagcacacacaacacaacgaCACACTCTTTACATGTCAGCACCTGGACACAAACTTACATAGTAATTCTTTTCTTTAAGAGTATGACCAAAAGCCAAATGAATGAAAAGTAAAGAAGAAAGCGAAAAAATTGCAATGAAAACGTTGAATGGAGCCTTCCAATCTTGTTTCCTCTGCACTTTTGGCCGACCGATCCCAACGCAAGTCTCGTCGGCGCTCTCGAGTCGTCACCGAGAGCGAGTAGCGGTGCGAGCGCTCTTTTGGACACGTCCAATTTTCATTTCTTTGTTTGGGCCGCCAACTAGCGGCGAGGGAGGCGCCCTCGCCCTTTCCGTACGCGCGGCTTCTCAGCGCATCTCTGCGCACGAAAGGGAGCACAAGTCTTACCTGTCACCGGTTCATTGtgaaaatgaagcgcaaagctctTTGTGACGCTCTCTTGTCCTCTCTCCCCAGGACCCGCCCATCCGCTAGCCACAACTCCGCCTCCCGTGACAACCTAAGGAGCGTCAATCATCGGCGGCCGGCGATGCGGTCGCCGCTAATGACTGTCCGAGGAACTAAGTAAGGACACCGGTGAGGAACGATGATCGTCATCTCGTCATATGTGTGCTAACAACTCGCACAAGTATGGACTTTGAGGAACAAGACTGGAAAGTaaccaggaaaagaaaaaaggattgGGTCCAGAATGTGAGCTGAAGAAGCCAAGACAACCATCAAAAAAGGCGCTCATGACTCAACAACATGACTCACAGTGctacgcccacacacacacacacacatacgatgGTCAGGCGTGGTTtgagatgtttttattttcatgtgttGTGGCAGCAGCAGGAAGTGGACATGGCAGCTGGGCCTTTTCTCCTCACTTGCTTTTGTTGCCTTTTGGTCCCTTTGGCGTGACGACAGCGTCCGAGCTTCACGAGTACATGGTCAGCTGAAGCCACTGTGGAGGGGGGGAAGACATCAGACCTTTGTGCGCTCGCGGAGGTGTTTGCAAAAGTTCTCACCTCTTTGATGTCCAGGTTAATTGAGCCATTGTTTCCCTTATCCAGAGTCTTGAAGGCTCCTGCACGCACACGGGCGGAATAAGCAagctgtggggggggggtgcgtgtgcgtgtgctttCGTGCGCGACTCACTGCACATGGCGTCCAGTCGCACCAGGCAGCCCACAAAGTTGTCAAAGTCCATGTCGCCGTGCTCGTCGCTATAGCGACGGCTGATCATCTTGTACAGCTCGTCGTTGAGAGGGAAGCCTGCGCGCGGCGCCACGCACAGGGTGTGAGCGAGCTGGTGCTAGCCGCTAGCGGCGCTCCTACGCACCTGCCGCCTTGAAGGCGTGCGAGAGCTCTTTGCTACAGATGACTCCCGACTTGTCCTTGTCGTGAGACACGTAGATGTTCTGACAAAAGACAAAAGGCGGCGTCGGTGGCCAGCCGGCTCGCTCCTTCCTCTCCAGTTTGGGCCCGAGTGAGCGACTCACCTGCCATTTCTTGATGTTGTTCCACATGTATTTGAACTCGTGGAAGCCCAGCTTGCCCGTGCTGTCGCTCTGCGAGCGTTAAAGACTAATGCGACGCCGACAAGTCACCacgcaccctaaccctaaccccacccaaaaaaaaaaggatacatCCATGACGGCCACCATGCTGCGGCACGACTCGATGCTGAAGCCATCCGTCTTCAAATTGCCATCTGACACAAAACATCAGCACGTGGCCCTTAGCAGAGCCGCCCCCGCAAATGAACGCCGCGACCTGACTAGCGTAGCACGGAGCGTTTCGCTCGGCGTCGGCTTCTCCGTAGAGTCAAACGTTAACGTGTCCGC harbors:
- the LOC125972388 gene encoding calpain small subunit 1; protein product: MNFAKHFIGGILNVVSNIDPAIFVPSAPPPPRRPLAFEEAHENDEEKAFRRAFKKLAGDDMEVNPKELMHILNQVLTKHGNLKTDGFSIESCRSMVAVMDSDSTGKLGFHEFKYMWNNIKKWQNIYVSHDKDKSGVICSKELSHAFKAAGFPLNDELYKMISRRYSDEHGDMDFDNFVGCLVRLDAMCRAFKTLDKGNNGSINLDIKEWLQLTMYS
- the ints4 gene encoding integrator complex subunit 4, producing the protein MAAHLKKRVYEEFSRVVQVPAEEVASKKLRLCKPSKSAALHVDLCKAANATDALHFLLHFARKPVEAESVEGVVRILLEHYYKETDNSVRLKIASLLGVLSTTPGFSPDCIVEDVVAAVANEKSHQVLAQLLDSLLTAGAQLAENPAVARRLLEVARQHLSDASFGVRIKCLQLLGRVGVADGEAPAGAARDDAPAVISDFFADQDPRVRTAALKAMLQLHERGTKIQQVIYEQACRLLADDYEQVRSAAVGMVWVLSVLYPESIVPIPSSNEEVRLVDDAFGKISHMVSDGSWMVRVQAAKTLGSMSQVSPHFLEQTLDKKLMSDLRRKRTAHERAKELFASGEFSSGRKWADDAPKEKVDTNTVNLIASGACGAFVHGLEDEMFEVRIAAVEALCRLARSSAGFAEKCLDFLVDMFNDEIEEVRLQSIHVLREISTHITLREDQLDTVLAVLEDSSRDIREALHELLCYTNVSTKECVQLALLELLKNLNKYPADRNSVWKCLKFMGARHPMLVLPLVPELLSTHPYFDTPEPDMDDPAYIAVLVLVFNAAKSCPTMPALFSDHTFRHYAYLRDSLSHLVPPLRLPGRKQLHALDSADCQGVESARLFLQQSLERVSTIQNLEAPGAQDLLVFTIRDLERLGQLQTELAGAADFCATYLRCQLLLIKALQEKLCKMPVALCWRQSGTAVAAAQQVLEETYKLEFMYSGLESRQVAVIHHVRLQAKALQLVLSARAAPGQDALASACEKFLQELDSFHRLFAAELPHLQDSFADKLAEATPPRPSSRKPAELLRILETSLRQSALLPLCLPPQIHRATANIIEPTGESDNPLKFTSGLVVALDVDATLEHVRDPHNSVKVEVLYPDGQSHVIHPKPGDFRQPGPHRHRLITQVYLSHGAWTEPSQVEVRLLLAYSSSSSSSASDSKLAWSDSVDGLPPAEGAVEGTIAFSKPVKVFIMPKPARR
- the zgc:101731 gene encoding SNARE_SNAP25N and SNARE_SNAP23C domain-containing protein, with protein sequence MASEPSAASGQEELQRRANQVTDESLESTRRMMQLVEESKDAGIRALVMLDEQGEQLERIEEGLDQIDSDMKEAEKNLTDLAKCCGLCACDKLKALEESAAYKAVWGGGGNSGADGVVSGQPSSRVVDEREQMIMSGGYIRRVTQDAREDEMNDNLTHVGSIVGNLRCMALDMGSEIDSQNVQIERVRTKAVVNVTRIDTANQKANNLMKR